In one window of Aceticella autotrophica DNA:
- a CDS encoding M23 family metallopeptidase has product MKINKDNLIKFFDRKGFYIVLFLCIVVVAVTAVYVTNNNLKKMSEGIQQGEINSKDNTDSKNLVTEYPSSNQQRKENSQDTVTTNGGDKNVLNNKAEGSEANENNAVKSDNNISKNTAQDSAPQNTTTTANVSFTLLKPVNGDVIMAFAKDKLVYSKTLDEWTTHKGVDLKAPIGTAVLAAMEGTVAKVYYDAKLGNTVVIKNGSYETRYANLDDGILVKTGEKVKKGQEIGKIGSSAKFEIAEDPHLHFELIKDGIYLDPMQYFR; this is encoded by the coding sequence TTGAAAATAAATAAAGATAACTTAATAAAATTTTTTGACAGAAAAGGTTTCTACATAGTATTATTTTTATGTATTGTTGTTGTGGCAGTTACTGCAGTATATGTTACAAATAATAATTTAAAAAAGATGTCGGAAGGTATACAACAGGGGGAGATTAATTCAAAGGATAATACAGATTCCAAAAACCTTGTTACGGAATATCCATCATCAAATCAACAAAGGAAAGAAAATAGTCAAGATACAGTAACAACTAATGGAGGCGATAAAAACGTATTGAACAATAAAGCAGAAGGGTCAGAAGCGAATGAAAATAATGCGGTTAAAAGCGATAACAATATCTCCAAAAATACTGCTCAAGATTCAGCTCCGCAAAATACAACAACCACGGCAAATGTTTCATTTACTCTTTTAAAACCGGTTAATGGGGATGTAATAATGGCTTTTGCAAAGGACAAGCTTGTATATTCAAAGACCCTTGATGAGTGGACGACCCATAAAGGTGTGGATCTAAAAGCCCCGATAGGCACGGCAGTTTTAGCAGCCATGGAGGGTACGGTAGCAAAGGTTTATTATGATGCTAAACTTGGGAATACGGTTGTTATCAAAAATGGTTCTTATGAAACGAGATATGCAAATCTTGACGACGGAATACTCGTAAAAACAGGCGAAAAAGTTAAAAAAGGACAAGAGATAGGCAAAATAGGTTCATCAGCAAAGTTTGAGATAGCAGAAGACCCCCATTTGCATTTTGAATTGATAAAGGATGGGATATACTTAGATCCAATGCAATACTTTAGATAA
- a CDS encoding IS1634 family transposase: protein MYLKKSKRSSGRIYLSIADGYHDKERGHTRTVTIKSLGYLDELQKQYDNPIAFFEQQVKELNEQKAMKKAPIMLSFSPDEKLLANMHNRKNFGYAALSKIYHELDVDTFLRNRQRHSKEKYDANAIMKLLVFSRLLYPASKKKTYENRDIFFEKFNFSLDDIYRCLTLFNKHSDALQLWLHEHIKSQYNRNTDLVYYDVTNYYFEIDEQDDLRKKGVSKEHRPDPIVQMGLFMDTNGIPITYKLFPGNTPDKTTLIPSLSGIQREYSLGRIIVVADRGLTTGDNIWYILSAKNGYVLSYSVRGADKNFQKYVLDENGYVSKGDGFKIKSRLYPREIQVTATNGKKIKKIVDERQVIFYSPEYAAKAKQDRAAALAKAMDLIKNPARYNKSISYGAAKYVKNLTFDANTGEISESVRQHLAFNEEKLREEEKFDGYYAIVTSEYKESPEKIIEMYRGLWKIEESFKVTKSDFESRPVYLSLKEHIDAHFLTCFISLVIVRILEHRLKGKYSVREMLESLSKASCSHIKENYYLFDFYNDILEDIGKELNIDFSKKIMTLKDIKKFLGETKKS, encoded by the coding sequence GTGTATTTGAAGAAAAGTAAACGTAGTTCTGGAAGAATTTATCTTTCTATTGCAGATGGTTATCATGATAAAGAGAGAGGACATACAAGGACTGTTACAATTAAATCTCTTGGATATCTTGATGAACTTCAAAAACAATATGATAACCCCATTGCATTTTTTGAACAACAGGTTAAAGAATTGAACGAACAAAAAGCTATGAAAAAGGCCCCCATCATGCTTAGTTTTTCCCCTGATGAAAAACTTTTAGCTAATATGCATAACCGCAAGAATTTCGGTTATGCAGCTTTGAGTAAAATTTATCATGAACTTGATGTAGATACATTCTTAAGAAACAGACAACGGCATTCAAAAGAAAAATATGATGCAAATGCCATCATGAAATTGCTTGTATTTTCACGCCTGCTTTATCCTGCTTCTAAGAAAAAAACTTATGAAAACAGGGATATATTCTTTGAAAAATTTAATTTTTCTTTGGATGATATATACAGATGCCTTACTCTTTTTAACAAACACAGTGATGCTCTTCAGCTTTGGCTGCATGAACACATTAAATCTCAGTATAATCGCAACACAGATCTTGTTTATTATGATGTTACAAATTATTACTTTGAAATAGATGAACAGGATGACTTGCGTAAAAAAGGAGTTTCTAAAGAACATCGTCCTGATCCTATTGTACAGATGGGATTATTTATGGACACAAATGGTATACCTATTACATATAAGCTTTTTCCAGGAAATACGCCGGATAAAACTACCCTGATTCCGTCTCTAAGCGGGATTCAACGTGAATATTCCTTAGGCAGAATTATCGTGGTAGCAGACAGAGGATTAACCACAGGAGATAACATTTGGTATATTCTATCTGCTAAAAATGGTTATGTATTAAGTTATTCTGTTCGCGGTGCCGACAAAAATTTTCAGAAGTATGTCCTTGATGAAAATGGATATGTTAGCAAAGGTGATGGTTTTAAAATAAAATCAAGACTTTATCCAAGAGAAATTCAAGTGACTGCAACGAATGGAAAAAAGATAAAAAAGATAGTGGATGAAAGACAGGTTATCTTCTATAGCCCCGAATATGCTGCAAAGGCAAAGCAAGATCGAGCAGCTGCATTAGCTAAGGCAATGGACCTTATTAAAAATCCTGCAAGGTACAATAAGTCTATATCTTATGGTGCTGCTAAATACGTAAAAAACCTTACATTTGATGCTAATACCGGTGAAATATCGGAGAGTGTACGTCAACATTTAGCTTTTAATGAAGAGAAGTTACGTGAAGAAGAAAAGTTCGACGGTTATTATGCTATTGTTACCAGTGAATATAAGGAGTCACCCGAGAAAATAATTGAGATGTACCGTGGACTTTGGAAGATAGAAGAGTCCTTTAAGGTAACCAAAAGTGATTTTGAGAGTAGACCGGTTTATTTGTCGTTGAAGGAGCATATTGATGCTCATTTTCTGACATGTTTTATATCACTTGTAATTGTAAGGATACTTGAACACAGATTAAAGGGTAAATATTCTGTAAGAGAAATGCTTGAGAGTCTGAGTAAAGCCTCCTGTAGTCATATAAAGGAGAATTATTATCTTTTTGATTTTTATAATGATATTCTTGAAGATATCGGAAAAGAGTTAAATATTGATTTTAGTAAAAAGATTATGACTTTAAAAGATATAAAAAAATTTTTAGGGGAGACGAAAAAAAGTTGA
- the mreB gene encoding rod shape-determining protein MreB: MFAFSKDIGIDLGTASVLVYMKNKGIVLKEPSVVAIDRNTNNILAVGDDAKRMVGRTPGDILAVRPMRAGVISNYDITEKMLKHFITKACGGGIIMKPNVLLCMPSEATQVQKRAVIDATIQAGARKVYFIEEPVAAAIGAGVDISKPCGNMVVDIGGGTTDIAVISLGNAVVSKSLKVAGDNFDEAITMYIRKKYNIIIGERTAEEIKIKIGTAYEKEKEEKITVKGRSLVSGLPKGFEVSSMEIKESLEEPLKEILEAIHGVLEKTPPELAADICDRGIILTGGGALLHGMGKLLQSKLSVPVYVAEDPISCVVIGTGKALNLIEIMEEADTVVNALKIK; this comes from the coding sequence ATGTTTGCATTTTCTAAGGATATAGGTATAGACCTTGGTACGGCATCCGTTCTTGTCTATATGAAGAATAAGGGAATTGTATTAAAAGAACCATCCGTTGTTGCTATTGACAGAAATACAAACAATATACTTGCTGTTGGTGATGATGCAAAAAGAATGGTAGGCAGAACGCCGGGTGATATACTTGCAGTTCGTCCCATGAGAGCTGGTGTAATATCAAATTATGATATTACTGAAAAAATGTTGAAGCATTTCATTACAAAAGCTTGTGGTGGCGGTATAATAATGAAACCTAATGTATTACTTTGTATGCCAAGTGAGGCTACACAGGTTCAAAAACGTGCAGTAATTGATGCCACTATACAGGCTGGAGCCAGAAAAGTCTATTTTATTGAGGAGCCTGTTGCCGCGGCGATAGGCGCAGGGGTTGATATATCAAAACCCTGTGGCAATATGGTTGTTGATATTGGGGGTGGCACTACCGATATTGCTGTTATTTCACTTGGTAATGCGGTAGTGTCAAAAAGCCTCAAGGTAGCAGGTGATAATTTTGATGAGGCGATAACTATGTACATAAGAAAAAAGTACAATATAATAATTGGAGAGAGAACAGCAGAAGAAATAAAGATAAAAATAGGGACAGCTTATGAAAAAGAGAAAGAAGAAAAGATAACTGTTAAGGGAAGAAGCCTTGTATCAGGTCTTCCAAAAGGTTTTGAAGTTTCATCAATGGAAATAAAAGAATCATTAGAAGAACCACTAAAGGAAATCCTTGAGGCTATTCATGGAGTTCTTGAAAAAACACCGCCAGAGCTTGCAGCAGATATTTGCGATAGAGGTATAATACTTACAGGTGGGGGAGCCCTGTTACATGGAATGGGAAAGCTTCTTCAATCAAAATTAAGCGTGCCCGTATATGTTGCAGAGGATCCAATAAGTTGTGTTGTAATAGGAACCGGAAAAGCTCTTAATTTAATTGAAATAATGGAAGAGGCTGATACAGTTGTTAATGCACTGAAAATAAAGTAA
- the spoIID gene encoding stage II sporulation protein D, whose amino-acid sequence MKYLLYGVILLLFVMIIIPSIIVMGFSFMKGNDVPHKGAKLVREGSATDIKDTKDFNTINVFVVKENRIIKMNLEDYLKGVVAAEMPAEFEEEALKAQAIAARTYALSKEIAAGGKGCELHPGADICTDYKHCQAWESNAELKEKWGSKYQEYMDKISKAVDDTKGLVIVYQDTLIEPAYHAISGGKTEDSVNVWKSNEPYLKSVVSPGEENAKKFKTTVTVSIDEFIRRIKSKAPKAVLNSKNVLSCIKNIIRTPAGHVESLKIGGACLTGNDIKDLFNLNSTNFTFNLQGRNVVLTVIGYGHGVGMSQYGAEAMAKEGKNYEEILKHYYTGVEIKKFDDLIRKVFDKPSVK is encoded by the coding sequence ATGAAGTATTTGTTATATGGGGTTATTTTACTTTTGTTTGTTATGATAATCATACCGTCAATAATTGTAATGGGTTTTTCTTTCATGAAAGGAAATGATGTTCCACATAAAGGTGCAAAATTAGTGAGGGAAGGGAGTGCTACAGACATTAAGGACACAAAGGACTTCAATACAATAAATGTTTTTGTTGTAAAGGAAAACAGGATTATAAAGATGAACCTTGAGGACTACTTAAAAGGTGTTGTGGCAGCAGAAATGCCGGCGGAATTTGAGGAAGAAGCATTAAAAGCACAAGCTATTGCGGCTAGGACATATGCACTCTCAAAAGAGATTGCAGCAGGCGGAAAAGGATGCGAACTGCATCCGGGTGCTGATATATGTACTGATTATAAGCACTGTCAGGCATGGGAATCAAATGCCGAATTAAAAGAAAAATGGGGGAGCAAATATCAAGAATATATGGATAAAATCTCTAAAGCAGTAGATGATACCAAAGGTCTTGTTATTGTTTATCAGGATACCCTTATAGAACCTGCATATCATGCCATAAGCGGCGGTAAAACAGAGGATTCTGTAAATGTCTGGAAAAGCAATGAGCCTTATCTAAAAAGTGTTGTATCACCGGGCGAAGAAAATGCTAAAAAATTCAAAACGACTGTTACAGTTTCAATTGATGAATTTATTAGAAGGATTAAAAGCAAGGCACCAAAGGCGGTATTAAACAGTAAAAATGTTCTAAGCTGTATAAAAAATATAATCAGAACACCTGCAGGGCATGTAGAATCATTAAAAATTGGAGGAGCATGCTTAACAGGGAATGACATAAAGGACCTTTTCAATTTGAACTCTACTAATTTTACATTTAATCTTCAAGGAAGAAATGTTGTTTTAACAGTTATTGGATATGGTCATGGGGTTGGAATGAGCCAATACGGAGCGGAGGCAATGGCAAAAGAAGGTAAAAATTACGAAGAGATTTTAAAACATTATTATACAGGAGTTGAAATCAAGAAATTTGATGACCTTATAAGAAAAGTATTTGATAAACCATCGGTGAAATAA
- a CDS encoding flagellar hook-basal body protein → MLRGLYTASSGMVTQSKIMDVVSNNLANVNTTGYKRDTVATSAFPDFTVTKNGGDNIPYDGKIGKMNYGILVDTLHTNFQYGTINETKGKLDFALEGNGFFAVSPSPLSTPQNIRYTRDGSFSLNKEGYLVTKDGYYVLSKNTDQSGNHVAIKLTQGDISVDGSGNISLNGQYMDRFNIVDFNNYNILKKEGENLFDAAGAQIIPANAVVKQGYLESSNVNSVDEMVNMINVVRSYEANQKVVTAFDETLSKTVNDVGRV, encoded by the coding sequence ATGTTGAGAGGGTTATATACGGCATCTTCAGGAATGGTTACACAATCAAAGATAATGGATGTGGTTTCAAACAATCTTGCGAATGTAAATACAACAGGATATAAAAGAGACACTGTTGCAACATCAGCATTTCCTGATTTTACTGTTACAAAAAACGGAGGTGATAATATTCCGTATGATGGGAAAATCGGGAAAATGAATTATGGTATTCTTGTGGATACATTACATACGAATTTTCAATATGGTACGATAAATGAAACAAAAGGGAAATTAGACTTTGCATTGGAAGGAAATGGATTTTTTGCGGTAAGTCCTTCTCCATTAAGTACCCCTCAAAATATAAGATATACGAGAGATGGTTCATTTTCTTTGAATAAGGAGGGATATCTTGTAACAAAAGATGGATATTATGTGCTAAGTAAAAATACCGATCAAAGTGGTAATCATGTGGCAATAAAACTTACACAAGGGGATATTTCGGTGGATGGAAGTGGAAACATATCTTTAAATGGTCAATACATGGACAGGTTTAATATTGTTGATTTCAATAATTATAATATTTTAAAAAAAGAGGGGGAAAATCTTTTTGATGCAGCTGGAGCACAGATAATTCCTGCAAATGCAGTTGTAAAACAGGGTTATCTTGAAAGTTCAAATGTAAATTCTGTTGATGAGATGGTAAATATGATTAATGTAGTAAGGTCATATGAAGCAAATCAAAAAGTTGTGACAGCTTTTGATGAGACATTAAGTAAAACTGTCAATGATGTAGGAAGAGTATAG
- the fabZ gene encoding 3-hydroxyacyl-ACP dehydratase FabZ, with the protein MENIEIREFIPHRYPFLFVDRILELEIGKRAIGIKNVSVNEPYFQGHFPGNPIMPGVLIIEAMAQLAGVVVMAGEKNKNKIGLFTSIDKCKFKKMVYPGDQLKLEVEIISFKMKLAKVRGKAMVGEDIVATADIAFLLADKE; encoded by the coding sequence TTGGAAAATATAGAAATTAGAGAATTTATACCACATAGATACCCTTTTTTGTTTGTCGACAGGATACTTGAATTAGAAATTGGGAAAAGAGCGATTGGCATCAAAAATGTAAGCGTTAATGAGCCGTATTTTCAGGGACATTTTCCAGGAAATCCAATTATGCCCGGTGTTCTTATTATAGAGGCAATGGCACAATTGGCAGGTGTTGTTGTGATGGCAGGAGAGAAAAATAAAAACAAAATAGGCTTATTTACAAGTATAGACAAATGCAAATTCAAAAAAATGGTTTACCCAGGTGATCAGTTAAAACTTGAGGTTGAAATAATTTCTTTTAAAATGAAGCTTGCCAAGGTAAGAGGAAAGGCTATGGTAGGTGAAGATATTGTTGCAACAGCAGATATTGCATTTTTATTGGCGGATAAAGAATAA
- the flgG gene encoding flagellar basal-body rod protein FlgG: protein MMRALWSAASGMNAQQLNVDVISNNLANVNTTAFKKDRAEFKDLVYQTLQTENIYGGQGKPVNMQVGVGVRTSAIVKDFKEGSLQQTENPLDVALDGEGFFAIQGPDGKTYYTRDGSFKLSVDSANGGKATLTTADGYPVLDDSGKAITFDGIQKDISISPDGVITAKNADGTLNKIATLGVYNFSNPQGLFSKGSNLYEETAASGTAGKRDVFKGKMGNIMQGFLETSNVQVVNEMVNMITAQRAYEINSKAIQAADEMLGIANNLRR, encoded by the coding sequence ATGATGAGAGCATTATGGTCTGCTGCCTCAGGGATGAATGCACAGCAGCTGAATGTTGATGTAATTTCAAATAATCTTGCAAATGTGAATACAACAGCATTTAAAAAGGACAGGGCTGAATTCAAAGACTTAGTATATCAGACACTTCAGACAGAAAACATATACGGGGGACAGGGAAAACCTGTTAATATGCAGGTAGGCGTTGGTGTCAGGACATCTGCAATTGTTAAGGACTTTAAGGAAGGTAGTCTGCAGCAGACGGAGAATCCTCTTGATGTGGCACTTGACGGAGAGGGCTTTTTTGCAATTCAAGGACCTGATGGTAAAACATACTATACAAGGGATGGAAGTTTCAAGTTAAGTGTTGATAGTGCCAATGGGGGTAAAGCTACCCTGACAACAGCCGATGGATATCCGGTATTAGATGATAGTGGAAAGGCAATAACATTTGACGGCATACAAAAGGATATATCAATTTCTCCCGATGGTGTTATTACTGCAAAAAATGCTGACGGTACATTAAATAAAATTGCAACATTGGGTGTATATAATTTTTCAAATCCGCAGGGGCTTTTTTCGAAAGGAAGCAATTTATATGAAGAAACTGCCGCGTCAGGTACCGCAGGGAAAAGGGACGTTTTTAAAGGAAAGATGGGGAATATAATGCAAGGTTTTCTTGAAACATCAAATGTACAGGTTGTAAATGAAATGGTAAATATGATAACAGCTCAGAGGGCATATGAGATAAATTCAAAAGCTATACAAGCTGCTGATGAGATGTTGGGGATTGCAAACAATCTCAGAAGATAG
- the murJ gene encoding murein biosynthesis integral membrane protein MurJ yields the protein MSTAKKTVKTAGIIMIITLMSKILGFGREVVIGSRFGTTHMVDAYNMAQNIPMVLFAAIGLAIATTVIPIFSEYLTKEGKDKAYDFVNNLLSIMLLITACFTIAGIGVSPYIVRLMAPGFEGNVFLLTVRLTMILFPVTILIAISNILTASLQSMEHFTVPAMIGIPYNIIIIGTVIIFSSRFGILGVAVATVIAALTQVLIQLPILYKLGFKFRFKVNFKDEAVKRVIILSIPVLIGTGMQVINTYVDRMIASYLPEGSISALNYANRLNGFALGIFSTAIVTVIYPSLSRSSALNNTKSFLRWLNFSIKAIIYVMLPVTVCAIVLRVPIIRLLFERGAFDERSTYLTSIGLMFFSIGITASGLRDVLSRGFYSLKDTKTPMYNGGIAVIINIILNLILVRYMQLGGLALSTSVAAIVTTFMLFISLRRKIGKIGGKEIINTFVKASSASFLMGIMIYYLFRELSKVMPDGKLYEAINLFGTIVSGVALYSLIILICDRTALRYLKVGLKYINSKLAGN from the coding sequence ATGTCCACGGCAAAAAAGACTGTAAAAACCGCAGGAATTATCATGATAATAACCCTTATGAGTAAGATTTTAGGATTTGGCAGGGAGGTTGTTATTGGTTCAAGATTTGGAACGACACATATGGTTGATGCATACAACATGGCGCAAAATATTCCTATGGTCCTTTTTGCTGCGATAGGGCTTGCAATAGCAACAACTGTAATCCCGATATTTTCAGAATATCTTACTAAAGAAGGTAAGGACAAAGCATATGATTTTGTAAACAACCTACTTAGTATCATGTTGCTAATAACGGCATGTTTTACAATAGCAGGTATAGGAGTTTCTCCTTATATTGTGAGGTTAATGGCGCCGGGATTTGAAGGGAATGTATTTTTGCTTACGGTAAGATTAACAATGATTCTATTTCCTGTAACAATTTTAATTGCCATATCAAATATACTGACAGCTTCACTTCAGTCGATGGAACATTTTACTGTACCGGCAATGATAGGGATTCCATATAATATTATAATAATAGGAACCGTTATAATATTCAGCAGCAGATTCGGAATCTTAGGAGTTGCGGTTGCAACTGTTATTGCCGCATTGACACAGGTTCTTATACAACTGCCTATATTATATAAATTGGGTTTTAAATTCAGATTTAAAGTCAATTTCAAAGACGAAGCGGTAAAAAGAGTCATTATCCTTTCCATACCTGTTTTAATCGGTACAGGAATGCAGGTAATAAATACCTATGTTGACAGGATGATTGCTTCTTATCTGCCGGAAGGAAGTATATCCGCTTTAAATTATGCAAACAGGTTAAATGGTTTTGCACTGGGGATATTTTCAACTGCAATTGTTACGGTAATATATCCGTCACTTTCAAGAAGTTCCGCATTAAATAACACTAAAAGCTTTTTAAGGTGGCTTAATTTTTCAATAAAGGCTATTATTTATGTTATGTTGCCTGTAACGGTTTGTGCTATTGTTTTGCGTGTACCTATAATAAGGCTTCTTTTTGAAAGAGGAGCCTTTGATGAAAGGTCAACATATCTCACTTCTATAGGACTCATGTTTTTTAGCATAGGAATAACGGCATCGGGGTTAAGGGATGTCTTAAGCAGGGGATTTTATTCGCTGAAAGATACCAAAACCCCTATGTACAATGGAGGGATTGCTGTTATTATTAATATAATATTAAATCTTATTCTTGTAAGATATATGCAGCTTGGGGGGCTTGCCCTCTCCACATCTGTTGCAGCAATTGTTACAACATTTATGCTTTTTATATCCCTTAGAAGAAAGATAGGCAAAATTGGTGGCAAGGAGATTATAAATACGTTTGTTAAGGCTTCTTCGGCTTCTTTTTTAATGGGAATAATGATTTACTATCTTTTTAGGGAATTAAGCAAAGTAATGCCTGATGGTAAACTTTATGAAGCCATAAATTTATTTGGAACGATTGTGTCAGGGGTAGCTTTATATTCCCTTATTATACTAATTTGCGACAGAACGGCATTAAGATATTTAAAAGTAGGGCTGAAATATATAAATTCAAAATTGGCTGGGAACTAA
- the spoIIID gene encoding sporulation transcriptional regulator SpoIIID encodes MKDYIEERTIEISKYIIKNKATVREAAKVFGVSKSTVHKDVTERLCDINIELYEEVKEILEKNKAERHIRGGYATKMKYKSLK; translated from the coding sequence TTGAAGGATTATATAGAAGAGAGAACTATTGAAATATCAAAGTACATTATAAAAAACAAAGCCACTGTAAGGGAAGCTGCCAAAGTATTTGGCGTCAGCAAAAGTACGGTTCATAAAGATGTAACAGAAAGACTGTGTGATATAAACATAGAGTTGTATGAAGAGGTAAAAGAAATACTTGAAAAAAATAAAGCTGAGAGGCATATAAGGGGAGGATATGCAACAAAAATGAAATACAAATCTTTAAAATAA
- a CDS encoding rod-binding protein: MLKMEVNPLNGITNIPQISSQNNTIDFKKAIQNALNEKNKEKLKKECKELESQFVGIMLNEMKKTIPKDPITGDDFATDVFTSMLYDKYAEAISEKESLGLADTMYKQLSKNI; this comes from the coding sequence ATGCTAAAAATGGAAGTAAATCCTTTAAACGGTATAACAAATATACCACAGATAAGTTCACAAAATAATACTATTGATTTTAAAAAGGCGATACAAAATGCCTTAAATGAAAAAAATAAAGAGAAACTAAAAAAAGAATGCAAGGAATTAGAATCGCAATTTGTAGGAATAATGTTAAATGAAATGAAAAAAACTATTCCCAAAGACCCTATAACAGGAGATGACTTTGCAACAGATGTGTTTACATCAATGCTTTATGATAAATATGCCGAGGCAATTTCTGAAAAGGAATCATTAGGACTTGCCGATACAATGTATAAACAGCTTTCAAAAAATATATAG